One window of Bacteroides sp. AN502(2024) genomic DNA carries:
- a CDS encoding IS4 family transposase, whose product MANITLFAQVISHLPKENIRKIIKSSGSDKHCKGYNTWSQFVSMIFSQFSGCDSVRDISNGLKSATGNLNHLGINRAPSKSTVAYQNANRDSSVFRGIFYSLFQYFGQQALWQRRKFRFKMPIKLLDSTLVSLTLSIYDWAHYTTTKGAVKMHTLLDYDSLLPEFVNITDGKTTDNKAAFDIELHPYSIVVADRGYCDYSLLNNWDSSNVFFVVRHKDNIRYKAIEELPLPEKHAQNVLIDEIIEFELSAAKSKYPKRLRRIAVWNDEHGFEIELLTNNFTLAASSIAALYKARWNIEIFFRNLKQLLRIKSFIGTSRNAVETQIWTAMTTMLILTWLKHIARYKWALANLVVTLRLNTFTKIDLQKWLDQPFTPPPETIEND is encoded by the coding sequence ATGGCAAATATAACACTTTTCGCACAGGTAATATCACATCTCCCGAAAGAAAATATCAGGAAAATCATAAAATCTTCGGGGTCAGACAAGCATTGTAAGGGCTACAATACATGGAGTCAGTTTGTTAGCATGATTTTCAGCCAATTCTCAGGATGTGATTCAGTCAGAGATATCTCAAACGGGCTGAAATCAGCCACCGGCAACCTCAATCATTTGGGAATCAACCGTGCACCATCCAAGTCAACGGTAGCATATCAGAACGCCAACCGAGACAGTTCGGTTTTTCGCGGCATATTCTACTCGTTGTTTCAGTATTTCGGACAGCAAGCCCTATGGCAACGAAGAAAGTTCCGTTTCAAGATGCCGATAAAACTGCTCGACTCCACATTGGTGTCATTGACTCTGTCAATATATGACTGGGCACATTACACTACCACCAAGGGGGCGGTCAAGATGCACACGCTATTGGACTATGACAGTCTTTTGCCGGAGTTCGTGAATATCACCGATGGCAAAACCACCGACAACAAAGCTGCTTTTGATATTGAGTTACATCCGTATAGTATTGTAGTAGCCGACCGAGGCTACTGTGACTACTCATTGTTGAATAATTGGGACAGCAGCAACGTGTTCTTTGTAGTGCGTCATAAAGACAATATCCGGTACAAAGCCATAGAGGAGTTGCCTTTGCCTGAAAAACACGCTCAGAATGTACTTATTGACGAAATAATCGAGTTCGAACTCTCGGCGGCCAAATCCAAATATCCCAAACGTTTACGTCGCATCGCAGTATGGAACGATGAACACGGTTTTGAAATTGAGTTACTCACAAACAACTTCACATTGGCAGCATCAAGCATAGCGGCTCTGTACAAGGCTCGGTGGAACATAGAAATCTTCTTTCGCAACCTCAAGCAACTGCTACGCATCAAGAGCTTTATCGGCACATCCCGCAATGCCGTAGAGACCCAAATATGGACTGCTATGACTACAATGCTGATTCTGACATGGCTAAAGCACATCGCAAGATACAAATGGG